One genomic segment of Paenibacillus durus includes these proteins:
- a CDS encoding radical SAM protein, which yields MKILLAEKFTTESGNNYIYDGITSIVIPTNEVMEKAIELLKKENEQETIKQLSQEFDLHEVISAVKFVSRWTNVFKGFYRESGNGKVRDTSANIDEIKNALANDTYLMVLNLTENCNFRCKYCYVTETYDFTRNRTGRSMDFATGKKSIDFYFQNLKEILKKVPNKKAGITFYGGEPLLNFDLIKKLVEYAEEHSPVPLIYNMTSNGSLLDEEIMDFIVRYNINIAISLDGSSKNHDKNRVTLRHDSTYNKVYENLKLFMKKYPNYTKLGIMGVYDIATDLIENTDYFEEESLPHILMLNRVASKNTDYYNQFSKEDFEAYNSQINTLRKTYIKKKQNNEKISNYLEMLFDMQLGPFLMRRRIQDIRPSIMPFTNSCIPGIRMFVRVDGTIDMCERINETFPVGHIDKGFNYKNIEKIITQYNKEICSKCESCSVEKTCPLCFASCNEDSGFNYPEKDFCSRWKKECKDALSVIYTVLEKNNQAYDRFWKQVEKSFEFRG from the coding sequence ATGAAAATCTTGCTGGCGGAAAAATTTACAACAGAGAGTGGAAACAACTATATCTATGATGGAATCACAAGTATTGTAATTCCAACAAATGAGGTCATGGAAAAGGCAATAGAGCTTCTGAAAAAAGAAAATGAACAAGAAACAATAAAACAGTTGTCTCAGGAATTCGATTTGCATGAAGTAATTAGTGCAGTGAAATTTGTAAGCAGATGGACTAATGTTTTCAAAGGTTTTTATAGAGAAAGCGGTAACGGTAAAGTTAGAGATACGTCTGCTAATATAGATGAGATTAAAAACGCGCTTGCTAATGATACCTATCTCATGGTGTTAAATTTGACCGAGAACTGTAATTTTCGATGTAAGTACTGTTATGTCACGGAAACATATGATTTCACTAGAAATAGAACAGGAAGATCAATGGATTTCGCAACTGGAAAAAAGTCTATTGATTTTTATTTTCAAAATTTAAAAGAAATATTAAAAAAAGTGCCTAATAAAAAGGCTGGAATAACCTTTTATGGCGGGGAGCCTTTGCTGAATTTTGATTTGATTAAGAAATTGGTTGAATATGCAGAGGAGCATTCTCCCGTTCCTTTAATTTACAATATGACATCCAATGGATCATTATTGGATGAAGAGATTATGGATTTTATTGTACGTTATAATATTAATATAGCTATCAGTCTTGATGGAAGCAGTAAAAATCATGACAAGAATAGAGTCACCTTGAGGCATGATTCTACATATAACAAAGTGTATGAAAATTTGAAACTATTTATGAAAAAGTATCCTAATTATACTAAATTAGGTATAATGGGGGTTTATGATATTGCTACCGATTTAATTGAAAATACAGATTATTTTGAAGAAGAGTCTTTGCCTCACATATTAATGCTTAATAGAGTGGCGAGTAAAAATACCGATTATTACAATCAATTTTCAAAAGAGGACTTTGAAGCTTATAACAGTCAAATAAATACTTTAAGAAAGACTTACATAAAAAAGAAACAAAATAACGAAAAGATCTCCAACTATTTAGAGATGCTTTTTGATATGCAGTTGGGTCCATTTTTAATGAGACGCAGGATACAAGATATCAGACCATCAATAATGCCATTTACCAATAGTTGTATTCCGGGAATCAGAATGTTTGTTAGGGTAGATGGTACTATAGACATGTGTGAAAGAATTAATGAAACTTTTCCAGTTGGTCATATTGATAAGGGCTTCAACTATAAAAATATTGAAAAGATAATAACACAATACAATAAGGAAATATGTAGTAAATGCGAGAGCTGCAGTGTGGAAAAAACTTGCCCTTTATGCTTTGCTTCTTGTAACGAGGACTCCGGCTTTAATTATCCAGAGAAAGATTTCTGCTCCAGATGGAAAAAAGAATGCAAGGATGCATTATCCGTCATATATACAGTTCTTGAAAAAAATAATCAGGCCTACGATAGATTTTGGAAACAAGTTGAAAAATCATTCGAATTTAGAGGGTGA
- a CDS encoding radical SAM protein → MAVGYFKLYPDVKYSKGKLRSTLYLLGHGRTIHLTKTETEILEVFLTKSIEEVQEKLGEQQTKEILNYLLLNSIGILYKNNVYVEGYSQNANFNLSGYFEPPFEIDNLYIQLTNQCSMNCGFCGKEDRIEFQGCNSCAVWNANNSNDHNITDLIDGLDQFSNFKIKNIIFSGGNPFQEWNHLLSAIERIHKFNGSNIFIHCPPTTIDEKKLESLLKYNITLIFNVFDSNSGKEESNEALQKAVSISEKYNINYQFNLFITSPDVKDYESKLDLMNKFNASKIHNTEMINYGQKLPKLISSITGQDRVEDISHFEYFYRDNFNSCLNKKLAIAFNGDILPCPFINKKLGNIYDDEGINGVVKNNLHKEYWERTKSSASLCANCENRYGCIDCVNLELKIEENEDLKEYMCTYDPELSRWINEKERSDFAWNL, encoded by the coding sequence ATGGCAGTGGGTTATTTTAAATTGTATCCGGACGTAAAATATAGCAAGGGGAAATTAAGATCAACCCTATATTTGTTGGGCCATGGAAGAACCATTCATTTAACAAAAACTGAGACAGAAATTCTGGAGGTGTTTTTAACAAAAAGCATAGAAGAAGTACAAGAGAAGCTCGGAGAACAGCAAACGAAGGAGATATTAAACTACTTATTATTAAATTCTATTGGAATTTTATATAAAAATAACGTTTATGTTGAAGGATATAGTCAGAATGCTAATTTTAATTTAAGTGGGTATTTTGAGCCTCCTTTTGAAATTGATAATTTATATATTCAATTAACTAATCAATGTTCAATGAATTGTGGATTTTGTGGTAAAGAAGATAGAATTGAATTTCAAGGATGTAATTCTTGTGCAGTCTGGAATGCTAATAATAGCAATGATCATAACATAACAGATTTAATTGATGGACTGGATCAATTTTCGAATTTTAAAATAAAAAATATAATATTCTCCGGAGGAAATCCTTTTCAAGAATGGAATCATCTGTTATCCGCGATTGAACGAATCCACAAGTTTAACGGCTCCAATATCTTTATTCATTGTCCTCCAACTACAATAGATGAGAAAAAGCTTGAATCGTTACTCAAATATAATATTACACTAATATTCAATGTTTTTGATTCCAATTCCGGAAAAGAAGAGAGTAATGAAGCTCTGCAAAAAGCTGTCTCTATTTCCGAAAAGTATAACATAAATTATCAATTTAATTTATTTATTACATCCCCAGATGTTAAAGATTATGAGAGTAAATTGGATTTAATGAACAAATTTAATGCTTCAAAAATTCACAATACCGAAATGATTAACTATGGTCAAAAGTTACCCAAACTCATCAGTTCGATCACAGGGCAAGACCGGGTAGAAGATATAAGCCATTTTGAATATTTCTATAGAGACAATTTTAATTCCTGTTTAAATAAGAAATTAGCTATTGCATTTAATGGTGATATTTTGCCTTGCCCGTTCATTAACAAAAAATTAGGAAATATATATGATGATGAAGGCATTAATGGGGTTGTGAAGAATAACCTGCATAAAGAATATTGGGAACGAACCAAATCGTCTGCTTCTTTGTGTGCAAATTGCGAAAATAGATATGGTTGTATCGATTGTGTAAATCTGGAATTGAAGATTGAGGAAAATGAAGATTTAAAAGAGTATATGTGTACATATGATCCCGAGCTTTCCCGTTGGATAAATGAAAAGGAAAGAAGTGATTTTGCTTGGAACTTGTAA
- a CDS encoding ABC transporter ATP-binding protein, which produces MELVRIESLTKNYGNLTALDNVSFEIKRGEIVGYLGPNGSGKTTTLQAITDLISIDEGNVYINQKNIASNKEKNISAVFDANGLYPRLTVQENLEFFTRLKGVGKKKGNELIDYFLSEFQLESRRNSIVKSLSKGMQRKLAIARALLFKPELLLLDEPFDGIDIESRDKIIKLIKKISKESQIAVFLTSHVMADIEELADKIIIINGGRIIKNDLRDNLLREPKIQCVHVRLAKAYEEKYLSEILAKFIDPQYFSVFPNEIIIKLNEEDADLDIPGLLFENNIKFVEIYNNKQNLTETYLNYIK; this is translated from the coding sequence TTGGAACTTGTAAGAATTGAATCATTGACAAAAAACTACGGAAACCTAACCGCTTTAGATAATGTATCATTTGAGATTAAAAGAGGAGAAATTGTAGGATACTTAGGGCCAAATGGTTCCGGTAAAACAACTACACTTCAGGCTATAACAGATCTTATATCCATTGATGAAGGAAATGTGTATATCAATCAAAAAAATATAGCAAGTAATAAAGAAAAAAATATAAGTGCTGTTTTTGATGCAAATGGGTTATACCCACGGTTAACGGTCCAAGAAAATCTGGAATTCTTCACACGTTTAAAAGGAGTTGGTAAAAAAAAAGGAAATGAATTAATAGATTATTTTTTATCTGAATTTCAATTGGAGTCAAGAAGAAATTCTATTGTGAAATCCTTGTCAAAAGGAATGCAAAGAAAGTTGGCCATTGCGAGGGCTTTGCTTTTTAAACCGGAACTCTTGCTACTTGATGAACCCTTTGATGGAATAGATATAGAAAGCAGAGATAAAATCATAAAATTAATCAAAAAAATTTCAAAGGAGAGCCAAATCGCAGTTTTTCTTACGTCTCATGTAATGGCTGATATAGAAGAACTGGCAGATAAAATCATTATTATCAACGGGGGAAGGATTATAAAAAATGACTTGAGAGATAATTTATTGAGAGAACCAAAGATACAATGTGTCCATGTTAGGCTGGCAAAAGCATATGAAGAAAAGTACCTATCGGAAATTTTGGCGAAATTTATTGATCCTCAATATTTTTCTGTATTTCCGAATGAGATCATTATAAAGCTAAATGAAGAAGATGCAGACCTGGACATTCCAGGGCTATTATTTGAAAATAATATAAAATTCGTTGAGATATATAATAATAAACAGAATTTAACAGAGACATATCTCAACTATATTAAATAA
- a CDS encoding ABC transporter permease — translation MNITDLKAVIWKENKEILRSMKGVFLLTIVTTNVLQYITVSPLLNRTDISGEMKATQFGALTMYLSVLVVLFLGHTFINRFLNDERKDKTIQILLANGIDKRSLWFGKMTITVLYTFIALIFTVLLHILFMKIAFNVDFKYTLLTFFLTFVSMPMLGFGTLALLSIVYWYFNKVDIISFLFPLISYLGIWNLSIKLIYNFPSLIVCLISTAIGILAIFTASIVVNRIPKERIIGK, via the coding sequence ATGAATATTACCGATCTTAAAGCAGTGATTTGGAAGGAAAATAAAGAGATTTTACGATCCATGAAAGGAGTATTTCTCTTAACTATTGTAACTACCAACGTGCTTCAGTATATTACCGTTTCACCTCTCCTTAATAGAACTGATATTAGCGGCGAGATGAAAGCGACACAATTTGGAGCTTTAACAATGTATTTATCGGTTCTTGTAGTTCTTTTCCTAGGTCATACATTTATAAACCGATTTCTTAATGATGAAAGAAAAGACAAAACGATACAAATTTTATTGGCTAATGGTATAGATAAGAGATCATTGTGGTTTGGAAAGATGACAATTACAGTCCTATATACGTTTATCGCACTAATTTTTACCGTTTTATTGCATATTTTATTTATGAAAATTGCTTTTAACGTAGACTTTAAATACACATTACTTACATTTTTTCTTACATTTGTTAGTATGCCAATGCTTGGATTTGGGACCTTAGCCTTATTATCGATTGTATATTGGTATTTTAATAAAGTGGATATTATAAGCTTTCTGTTTCCTTTGATTTCGTACCTAGGAATATGGAATTTGTCAATTAAACTGATATATAATTTTCCCTCGTTGATCGTTTGTTTAATTTCAACAGCAATAGGCATACTCGCAATATTTACGGCATCTATCGTGGTAAATCGTATACCCAAAGAGCGAATCATAGGAAAGTGA
- a CDS encoding PsbP-related protein, with amino-acid sequence MNSAYSKFKNEFYNITFDYPQEWIVNENQYNTVVTIQAKQAILKESDPNQFGFFPNINLMIYSVQNSRNHIQKIMNKTIDDLSKYLSKPKIKSKKIVEANNDMTMVELIYSGLVNNDITLIFKQYIYFKNNKVYSITCTSEESSYSYVVNDFNKVKESFRIMNEE; translated from the coding sequence TTGAATTCGGCATATAGTAAATTTAAGAATGAATTTTACAATATAACCTTTGACTATCCCCAAGAATGGATTGTGAATGAAAATCAATATAATACAGTAGTTACTATTCAAGCAAAACAAGCCATATTAAAAGAATCTGATCCCAACCAATTTGGTTTTTTTCCAAATATCAATTTAATGATATATTCTGTACAGAATTCCAGAAATCATATTCAAAAGATAATGAATAAGACAATAGATGATCTTAGTAAATATCTGAGTAAACCAAAAATCAAAAGCAAGAAAATTGTTGAAGCAAATAATGATATGACTATGGTGGAACTGATATATTCCGGGTTGGTGAATAACGATATCACTCTGATTTTTAAACAATATATATATTTTAAAAATAATAAAGTATATTCCATAACATGTACAAGTGAAGAAAGCTCATACTCATATGTTGTAAATGATTTCAATAAAGTAAAAGAGAGCTTTAGAATAATGAACGAGGAGTGA
- a CDS encoding polyprenyl synthetase family protein → MKLHEALNIDIAEVNREIERLVTSDKDVPVGSPLATSILELIASGGKRLRPLMVIVGSRFGRKRTSRRTLQLAAAAEFIHAASLVHDDIIDDAKLRRGSPALHTKTGVLSAVHIGNYMSARVIELLSKQAKDKNRYVHDLSAVATTQLCIGEYQQMEHAYDYDITMDEYLEKSLNKTALLMATCLRVGALSAASTKETAEALYAFGEALGIAFQIQDDLLDFTQSSETLGKPAGSDLRHGQVTLPVIYALQDPELAARIRRIGPGSSDADVKDALAAISGSDALARTEETSRRYLEQAAAIAKRLSSYPAHADLETLIAFFASRNH, encoded by the coding sequence ATGAAACTTCACGAAGCCTTGAATATCGATATTGCAGAAGTTAACCGTGAAATTGAACGTCTCGTAACGAGCGACAAGGATGTCCCCGTAGGCTCACCGCTGGCGACAAGCATCTTGGAGCTCATCGCCTCCGGCGGTAAACGGCTTCGGCCGCTTATGGTGATTGTCGGAAGCCGGTTCGGCCGGAAGAGAACCAGCCGCCGAACGTTACAACTGGCCGCTGCGGCCGAGTTCATCCATGCCGCCTCGCTCGTCCATGATGATATCATCGACGACGCCAAGCTGCGGCGCGGCAGTCCCGCCCTGCATACCAAGACGGGCGTCCTCTCCGCCGTCCATATCGGCAATTACATGTCGGCACGGGTGATCGAACTGTTAAGCAAGCAGGCAAAGGATAAAAACCGTTATGTGCATGATCTGTCAGCTGTCGCCACCACCCAGTTGTGCATCGGGGAATATCAGCAGATGGAGCACGCCTACGATTACGATATTACCATGGACGAATATCTGGAGAAATCACTCAACAAGACGGCTCTGCTAATGGCCACCTGCCTTCGTGTGGGAGCGCTGTCGGCCGCAAGCACGAAAGAGACGGCCGAGGCTCTGTACGCATTCGGCGAGGCGCTTGGCATCGCCTTTCAGATTCAGGACGATCTGCTGGACTTCACCCAATCGTCAGAGACCCTCGGGAAGCCTGCCGGCAGCGATCTCCGCCACGGTCAGGTCACCCTGCCCGTAATTTACGCGCTGCAGGACCCTGAGCTTGCAGCCCGCATCCGCCGCATCGGCCCCGGCTCTTCGGATGCCGATGTCAAGGATGCTCTGGCGGCAATCTCCGGCAGCGATGCGCTCGCCCGCACGGAAGAAACGAGCCGCCGTTACCTGGAACAGGCGGCGGCCATTGCTAAGCGGCTGTCCTCCTATCCTGCGCATGCGGATCTGGAGACGCTGATTGCATTCTTTGCGTCCAGGAACCACTGA
- a CDS encoding FAD-dependent oxidoreductase, whose protein sequence is MKRIVILGGGYGGVLTAKKLAKKLKNNKDVEIKLIDRNPYHTLLTELHEVSANRAPEDSIKIDLKKIFAGLKVDVVLDEISDIDFKGKKLTSEKAVYEYDYLVIGTGSKPTFFGIPGAEENTFSFWSYDDAVALKRQIRDMFTQAAKEKKPEVRRSMLTFVIVGAGFTGVELVGEMAEYREELCKEFFIDPKEVRLIVADMAPKILPILPDKLIRKAEAHLRKLNVEIVTGAKITEVGKGSVSLGENNVVSAHTIVWTAGVEGSELVGKLDVQQQGRKRIVTNEHLESVDHKNVYIVGDNIFYIVEGEQRPVPQMVENAELAAPLIAGNIVADINGTAKKGYKPAFHGTMVSIGSRYGVANVGLPNKMFMLTGFLAMFAKHMINIYYLSGVAGFNKVWTYMMHEFFHVENRRSFVGGYFSKRSPNFWLVPLRMLLGGMWLYEGIDKLQKIIDQGWSKIFLIPVAPYLKDATSAASEAVSNVKETVDAQSAASAVDTAKEAVSALPVPKFIYNISNWFMDLLFYQPDGNYTFLAKWFQLGMVCAEIIFGIMLIVGLFTAIASIATIGMAVMIWTTKMAATEMLWYVAAAIACIGGSGSVFGLDYYVLPWLKKQWKKVPFVRRWYLYTD, encoded by the coding sequence TTGAAAAGAATCGTGATACTTGGCGGTGGCTACGGCGGCGTACTCACAGCCAAAAAACTCGCAAAGAAATTAAAAAACAATAAAGACGTAGAGATCAAGCTGATCGACCGGAACCCCTACCATACGCTGCTGACTGAGCTGCATGAGGTTTCGGCAAACCGCGCTCCCGAGGATTCGATCAAGATCGACCTGAAGAAAATTTTTGCCGGCCTCAAGGTAGACGTTGTTCTCGACGAGATCAGCGATATTGACTTCAAAGGCAAGAAGCTGACATCCGAAAAAGCCGTCTATGAGTATGATTATCTCGTTATCGGCACAGGCAGCAAGCCGACCTTCTTCGGTATTCCCGGCGCTGAAGAGAACACCTTCTCTTTCTGGTCCTATGACGACGCTGTGGCGCTGAAGCGCCAAATCCGCGACATGTTCACGCAGGCAGCTAAAGAGAAGAAACCGGAAGTCCGCCGTTCCATGCTGACCTTTGTCATTGTCGGCGCCGGCTTTACCGGTGTTGAGCTGGTAGGCGAAATGGCGGAATACCGCGAAGAGCTGTGCAAAGAATTCTTTATCGATCCAAAAGAAGTACGGCTGATCGTTGCCGACATGGCTCCGAAGATCCTGCCGATCCTGCCGGATAAGCTGATCCGTAAAGCCGAGGCGCATTTGCGCAAGCTGAACGTAGAGATCGTCACCGGCGCTAAGATTACCGAAGTGGGCAAAGGCAGCGTCTCTCTCGGCGAGAACAACGTGGTGAGCGCGCATACTATCGTCTGGACGGCAGGCGTCGAAGGCTCCGAGCTTGTGGGCAAGCTTGATGTCCAGCAGCAAGGCCGCAAACGCATCGTAACCAACGAGCATCTGGAAAGCGTCGACCACAAGAACGTATATATTGTCGGCGACAACATCTTCTACATTGTCGAAGGAGAGCAGCGTCCGGTTCCGCAGATGGTTGAGAATGCCGAGCTTGCCGCTCCGCTGATTGCCGGCAACATTGTAGCCGATATTAACGGAACCGCGAAAAAAGGATACAAACCGGCCTTCCACGGTACGATGGTATCGATCGGAAGCCGCTACGGCGTAGCCAATGTCGGCCTTCCGAACAAAATGTTCATGCTCACCGGATTTTTGGCCATGTTCGCTAAGCATATGATCAATATCTACTATTTGTCCGGTGTCGCCGGCTTCAACAAAGTATGGACTTACATGATGCACGAGTTCTTCCACGTGGAGAACCGCAGAAGCTTCGTCGGCGGATATTTCTCCAAGCGTTCGCCTAACTTCTGGCTCGTTCCGCTCCGCATGCTGCTCGGCGGCATGTGGCTGTATGAAGGCATTGACAAGCTGCAGAAGATTATCGACCAAGGCTGGAGCAAGATCTTCCTGATCCCGGTAGCCCCTTATCTTAAAGATGCGACATCAGCGGCCAGCGAAGCGGTAAGTAACGTCAAGGAAACGGTCGACGCTCAATCGGCGGCATCGGCGGTCGATACCGCCAAAGAAGCGGTTTCCGCCCTTCCGGTTCCAAAGTTCATCTACAACATTTCGAACTGGTTCATGGACCTCTTGTTCTATCAACCGGACGGCAACTATACGTTCCTTGCCAAGTGGTTCCAGCTCGGTATGGTATGCGCCGAAATCATCTTTGGTATCATGCTCATCGTCGGCCTGTTCACTGCGATCGCTTCAATAGCGACGATAGGCATGGCCGTCATGATCTGGACAACCAAGATGGCAGCCACAGAAATGCTGTGGTATGTTGCGGCGGCAATCGCCTGCATCGGCGGTTCCGGCAGCGTCTTCGGTCTCGATTACTATGTTCTCCCTTGGCTTAAGAAGCAATGGAAGAAAGTTCCGTTTGTAAGGCGCTGGTATTTGTATACCGACTGA
- a CDS encoding sensor histidine kinase, whose translation MEYIKIFFVNTALLITLAYLANLLFKHTITRVPEQLKQVIWVIMAIFAGWLSSFFGYRLDEQVIFDLRYVPLIISAIAFPEPLLLILIGVGTGLMRFTFGINLAAAAGVLNLSILGFICAAISPWIRRSSMSMTSKGLIIILAVNFFNAVNISLFGVISFYEYISKIMPITFPAGIALSVLFALIARDFHLERERIRQIEGANALLSKQTEELYKNRIVLEERAKQLLLASQYKSEFLANMSHELRTPLNGILNLSELIAEIDDSTAREEIQAYGNLIHRSGEDLLLLINDVLDLSKVEAGKLEIVHEEVNISEISMLLYQQFEVIAKQRGLDFTVKLEEGLPETLVTDPQRVQQILRNLLSNAFKFTHQGGVSLTVQQEKRRQGARETSWIEWAVSDSGIGIPKDKQLTIFEAFQQADGTISRQYGGTGLGLSISRDLARLLGGMITLQSQEGQGSTFSLYLPAAGEEKA comes from the coding sequence ATGGAGTACATAAAAATATTTTTCGTTAATACGGCGCTGCTGATAACTTTGGCTTATCTGGCCAATCTGCTGTTCAAGCATACTATTACCCGTGTTCCTGAACAGCTCAAGCAGGTAATATGGGTTATTATGGCTATTTTTGCTGGCTGGCTCAGTTCTTTCTTCGGTTACAGGCTCGATGAGCAGGTTATTTTCGATCTGCGCTATGTTCCGCTAATTATCTCCGCCATAGCTTTCCCGGAGCCCTTACTGCTGATTTTGATCGGGGTGGGGACCGGCCTGATGCGATTTACGTTCGGCATTAATTTGGCTGCGGCTGCGGGTGTGCTCAATCTCTCCATTCTGGGTTTCATTTGCGCTGCCATTTCCCCCTGGATTCGCCGTTCATCCATGTCTATGACTTCTAAGGGCCTGATTATTATTCTGGCGGTCAACTTCTTCAATGCGGTCAACATCAGTCTATTCGGAGTCATCTCCTTCTATGAATATATATCGAAGATTATGCCGATCACCTTCCCGGCGGGTATAGCACTTAGCGTTCTGTTTGCGCTGATTGCCCGCGATTTTCATCTGGAGCGTGAGCGAATTCGGCAGATTGAAGGGGCCAATGCGCTGCTCTCCAAACAGACGGAGGAACTTTATAAGAATAGAATCGTTCTGGAAGAACGGGCGAAGCAGCTTCTGCTGGCATCGCAATATAAGTCGGAATTTTTGGCCAATATGTCGCATGAGCTGCGCACTCCCCTAAACGGCATTCTCAATCTGTCCGAGCTTATTGCGGAGATTGACGATTCGACCGCCAGAGAGGAGATTCAGGCTTACGGAAACCTTATTCACCGTTCTGGCGAGGATTTGCTTCTATTGATCAACGATGTCCTGGATTTGTCCAAGGTGGAGGCCGGCAAGCTGGAAATCGTCCATGAAGAGGTCAACATCAGCGAGATTTCCATGCTGCTCTACCAGCAGTTTGAGGTGATCGCCAAGCAGAGAGGACTGGATTTCACTGTTAAGCTGGAAGAAGGCCTGCCGGAGACGCTGGTCACCGATCCGCAGCGGGTGCAGCAGATTCTGCGCAATCTTCTCTCGAACGCGTTCAAGTTCACCCATCAGGGCGGCGTTTCGCTGACGGTCCAGCAGGAGAAGCGGCGGCAGGGGGCGCGTGAAACCTCCTGGATCGAGTGGGCGGTGTCGGACAGCGGCATCGGCATCCCGAAGGACAAGCAGCTAACGATCTTCGAGGCGTTTCAGCAGGCGGACGGGACGATCAGCCGGCAGTACGGAGGGACCGGCCTGGGCTTGTCCATCAGCCGGGATCTGGCCCGGCTTCTCGGCGGGATGATTACGCTGCAGAGCCAGGAGGGCCAAGGCAGCACGTTCTCTCTTTACCTGCCGGCAGCCGGAGAGGAGAAGGCATAA
- a CDS encoding MFS transporter — protein sequence MQIMRSRPGAYSRKRGRKFSTSRRNLHMATWEGVPATIFQVLLQGPFLTGFLLYLGASSGQIGLVIALTTLVNVAQVGVAFLIQRLPSRKWALVTFVGLHRLLWSSTGLVPFLFPRPFWVTAFIILYALAFIVNTAGAVLWSSVISDLVPPRVRGRYFGIRNTLLNALGSLVLYGGGVVLDHYPGGQGFLILYIVVWIFSTANVVVFFFYPDVPFEKSDERKFMPMLKKPLHDGLFMKSTLFLSLWLLLQNVTVPLYSYVMLQLLHINYQTLSLLTVFQTVFMMVSFYFWGNLNAKYSNKRLLFWTLPIIAASSLLWGLLSVFPVLLVLVAVHIVFGVGVGGFNQLAFNFIIGDTPKKERPMYMAMYAALTGLASFFGPLVGGKVYEWIENWPHAVQVYGMQLIIGGLMIVLIMLLGHRILKDV from the coding sequence ATGCAGATCATGAGAAGCCGCCCCGGAGCCTATTCCCGAAAAAGAGGTCGCAAATTTTCGACATCCCGCAGGAACCTGCATATGGCCACATGGGAAGGCGTGCCTGCGACCATTTTTCAGGTGCTGCTTCAGGGGCCGTTTCTGACCGGATTTCTGCTGTATCTGGGCGCCTCATCCGGACAAATCGGCCTTGTGATAGCGCTTACTACATTGGTGAATGTCGCGCAGGTCGGCGTGGCCTTTCTGATTCAGAGGCTGCCGAGCCGCAAGTGGGCGCTCGTTACCTTTGTCGGTCTTCACCGGCTGCTGTGGTCATCGACCGGACTTGTCCCGTTCCTTTTTCCACGTCCATTTTGGGTGACCGCTTTCATTATACTGTACGCCCTTGCTTTTATTGTGAATACCGCTGGAGCGGTGCTGTGGAGTTCGGTCATCAGCGATCTGGTCCCTCCGCGTGTGCGGGGGCGTTATTTTGGTATCCGCAACACGCTGCTGAACGCTTTGGGAAGTCTTGTCCTGTATGGAGGCGGCGTTGTTCTGGATCACTACCCGGGCGGGCAGGGATTTCTGATCTTGTATATTGTGGTATGGATATTTTCCACGGCCAATGTTGTCGTATTTTTCTTCTATCCCGATGTGCCTTTTGAGAAATCAGACGAAAGAAAGTTTATGCCGATGTTGAAGAAACCGCTTCACGACGGACTGTTTATGAAATCGACGCTGTTTCTTTCGCTCTGGCTGCTGCTGCAAAATGTGACCGTGCCGCTGTATTCCTATGTGATGCTGCAGCTGCTGCACATCAATTACCAAACGTTATCACTTCTTACCGTGTTCCAGACCGTATTCATGATGGTGAGCTTCTATTTCTGGGGCAATCTGAACGCGAAGTACAGCAACAAGCGCCTTCTCTTCTGGACACTGCCCATCATCGCTGCCTCATCGCTGCTGTGGGGGCTGCTGTCTGTCTTTCCGGTGCTTCTGGTGCTGGTGGCCGTGCATATTGTGTTCGGAGTGGGAGTGGGCGGATTTAACCAGCTGGCGTTCAATTTCATCATCGGGGATACGCCGAAAAAAGAGCGCCCGATGTATATGGCGATGTATGCGGCGCTTACGGGACTCGCGTCGTTCTTCGGTCCGCTGGTCGGCGGTAAAGTATATGAGTGGATCGAAAATTGGCCGCACGCAGTTCAGGTATACGGGATGCAGCTTATCATTGGGGGGCTGATGATCGTTCTGATCATGCTGCTGGGGCACCGAATATTGAAGGATGTCTAG